The following proteins are encoded in a genomic region of Emys orbicularis isolate rEmyOrb1 chromosome 19, rEmyOrb1.hap1, whole genome shotgun sequence:
- the CDC37 gene encoding hsp90 co-chaperone Cdc37, with protein MVDYSVWDHIEVSDDEDETHPNIDTASLFRWRHQARVERMEQFQKEKEELDKGCRECKRKLAECQKKMKELEVADAESGKGELQRLQAEAQQLRKEEKSWEKKIEELRKKEKNMPWNVDTLSKDGFSKSVVNVKPEEEDESEEQKEKKHKTFVEKYEKQIKHFGMLRRWDDSQKYLSDNPHLVCEETANYLVIWCIDLEVEEKHALMEQVAHQTIVMQFILELAKSLKVDPRACFRQFFTKIKTADQQYMEGFTDELEAFKERVRGRAKVRIEKAMKEYEEEERQKRLGPGGLDPVEVYESLPAELQKCFDSKDVQMLQDAISKMEPAEAKYHMQRCIDSGLWVPNAKTAEGAEKGGEEAEAVYEEVKKESSEEEKGNP; from the exons GCCCGAGTGGAGAGGATGGAGCagttccagaaggagaaagaagagcTGGATAAAGGGTGCAGGGAATGCAAACGGAAACTAGCCGAGTGCCAGAAGAAAATGAAGGAGCTGGAGGTGGCAGACGCGGAGAGTGGGAAAGGGGAGCTGCAGAGACTTCAGGCCGAAGCGCAGCAGCTGAGAAAAGAAGagaagagctgggaaaagaagattgaggagCTGAGGAAGAAGGAGAAGAACATGCCCTGGAACGTGGACACCCTGAGCAAAGACGGCTTCAGCAAG agtGTTGTCAATGTCAAACCTGAAGAGGAGGACGAATCGGAGGAACAAAAAGAGAAGAAACACAAGACGTTTGTGGAGAAGTACGAGAAGCAGATCAAACACTTTG GGATGCTGCGGCGCTGGGACGACAGCCAGAAGTATCTATCTGATAACCCGCATCTGGTGTGTGAAGAGACCGCCAATTACCTGGTCATCTGGTGCATTGATCTGGAAGTGGAAGAG AAACACGCCCTGATGGAGCAGGTCGCCCACCAGACCATCGTGATGCAGTTCATCCTAGAGCTGGCCAAGAGCCTGAAGGTGGACCCCAGAGCTTGTTTCAGACAGTTCTTCACCAAAATCAAG ACGGCCGATCAGCAGTACATGGAGGGGTTCACCGACGAGCTGGAGGCCTTCAAGGAGCGGGTGAGAGGCCGTGCCAAGGTGCGCATCGAGAAAGCCATGAAAGAGTATGAAGAGGAGGAGCGGCAGAAACGGCTGGGCCCGGGCGGGCTGGATCCCGTGGAGGTGTACGAATCCCTCCCGGCT gagCTGCAAAAGTGTTTCGATTCGAAAGATGTTCAGATGCTGCAGGATGCAatcagcaaaatggagcctgct GAAGCGAAGTACCACATGCAGCGCTGCATCGATTCTGGGCTCTGGGTGCCGAATGCCAAGACGGCGGAGGGAGCGGAGAAGGGAGGCGAGGAGGCGGAGGCTGTCTACGAGGAGGTCAAGAAGGAGAGCAGcgaggaggagaaaggaaaccCATGA